The proteins below come from a single Chitinophaga pinensis DSM 2588 genomic window:
- a CDS encoding MarR family winged helix-turn-helix transcriptional regulator: MNRPMMCSTISHLLTQICKVHRNKGNQMLAAHQLHAGQEHFLAQLLCGGPMTMNELTENLEVTPATVTRTAERLEKNGFLTKEKCNNDQRVVRVSLTDKGKEAATDIIDTTWNKLEQQMVKNMSTEEKVLLRRLLMQVLENIEEEE; encoded by the coding sequence ATGAACAGACCGATGATGTGTAGTACCATCAGTCACCTGCTGACGCAGATCTGCAAGGTACACAGGAATAAAGGCAACCAGATGCTGGCTGCCCATCAGCTCCACGCCGGTCAGGAGCACTTCCTGGCGCAGCTGTTGTGTGGGGGGCCTATGACGATGAATGAACTCACGGAAAATCTGGAAGTAACACCCGCAACTGTAACACGAACAGCCGAACGACTGGAGAAAAACGGGTTTCTCACAAAAGAAAAATGTAATAACGATCAGCGGGTTGTGAGAGTCAGCCTGACTGATAAAGGAAAAGAAGCAGCCACCGATATAATAGATACTACCTGGAATAAGCTGGAACAGCAGATGGTAAAAAACATGAGTACAGAAGAAAAGGTATTGCTCAGACGACTGCTAATGCAGGTATTGGAAAACATAGAAGAGGAAGAATAG
- a CDS encoding helix-turn-helix domain-containing protein, with protein sequence MRNNVLIPVYDYADVNRPGNPVRGFHIDRTTYLVQPEDVSEPHRRSNYSLTLLLSGESIQYIDFEKYTVKAPALIMLSPDQIYRYTGDSLSEIVNISFSPEFLLPETSASGMVCWSCVFEKAIVPLTDGQLKELLGFARLMLRETENPQPLSDLIIRSQLKSLMAATARLPQLDIASIQSDTLPNRIVRQFNELSDIHYKDKTQVAHYAELMFVTPGHLNDTIKSALGKTAKQIIDEKRITEAKRLLYWGEHTIKEIAGQLNFEDDGYFNRFFKKHTGATPASFQRSIREKYN encoded by the coding sequence ATGAGGAATAATGTATTGATACCCGTTTACGACTATGCCGACGTCAACAGGCCTGGTAATCCTGTGAGAGGATTTCATATTGACCGTACAACCTATCTGGTACAACCTGAAGATGTGTCTGAGCCGCACAGACGTTCCAATTACAGCCTTACGTTGTTATTATCCGGCGAAAGCATACAATATATAGACTTCGAAAAATATACCGTGAAAGCACCGGCACTGATCATGTTATCTCCTGATCAGATCTACCGGTATACCGGTGATAGCCTGTCTGAAATTGTGAACATTTCCTTCTCTCCGGAATTTTTGCTGCCAGAAACATCTGCCAGTGGAATGGTGTGCTGGTCATGCGTATTTGAAAAAGCGATTGTGCCACTTACCGACGGACAGCTCAAAGAGCTGCTGGGCTTTGCACGCCTCATGCTCAGAGAAACGGAAAATCCGCAGCCACTCAGTGACCTGATCATCCGTAGTCAGCTGAAATCGCTGATGGCCGCTACCGCCAGACTGCCGCAACTCGATATCGCCTCTATCCAGTCGGATACCTTACCTAACCGTATCGTCAGACAATTCAATGAACTGTCCGACATCCATTATAAAGATAAAACACAGGTAGCCCATTACGCAGAACTGATGTTTGTAACGCCAGGTCACCTGAATGACACGATTAAGTCCGCATTAGGGAAGACCGCTAAACAAATTATAGACGAAAAACGTATTACTGAAGCAAAGCGGTTATTGTATTGGGGTGAACATACAATTAAAGAGATTGCAGGACAACTGAACTTTGAAGATGACGGTTATTTTAATCGCTTCTTTAAAAAACATACAGGTGCAACACCTGCTTCTTTTCAACGTAGCATCCGTGAAAAGTACAATTAA
- a CDS encoding efflux RND transporter periplasmic adaptor subunit gives MNHLFQQVYKQKPVGFLYSLILLAVLSGCASSSANPEGGAPPVTALPVFKAAAVPASTHREYNAALEGKVNVEIRAQVDGYIDKIFVDEGAYVKAGQPLFRINDRPYQEQLSNASASLLAAQANEEKASLEVSRLTPLVDNNVVSDIQLKTAKAAYQAAKANVAQAQAMVSNARINVGFTLITAPVSGYIGRIPYKNGSLVGRSEAQPLTVLSDVNEVYAYFSMSEIDFLQFKDKFPGNTIAEKVKQLPPVELVLPDNTIYPEKGRIETMEGQFDKTMGAVSFRATFPNPNGLLRSGNTGKVKLSESFAALVVPQEATFELQDKIFVFTVGDSNKVASKPITVSGKNGAYYFVAKGVSAGESVVYTGLDRLRDGMVIQPQPISMDSLLKARPL, from the coding sequence ATGAACCACTTATTTCAACAAGTTTACAAACAAAAGCCTGTAGGCTTTCTCTATAGCCTGATACTGCTGGCAGTATTATCAGGTTGCGCTTCCTCTTCCGCTAATCCGGAAGGTGGTGCTCCTCCTGTAACTGCGTTGCCTGTATTCAAGGCCGCCGCGGTTCCTGCTTCCACTCACCGTGAATATAACGCTGCACTGGAAGGTAAGGTGAACGTGGAGATCCGTGCACAGGTAGATGGATATATCGATAAGATCTTTGTAGATGAAGGCGCTTATGTGAAAGCCGGACAACCATTATTCCGCATCAATGATCGTCCTTATCAGGAACAGTTGAGCAACGCATCAGCCAGTCTGCTGGCGGCACAGGCCAATGAAGAAAAAGCATCGCTGGAAGTATCCAGACTGACGCCGCTGGTAGACAATAATGTTGTATCCGACATACAGCTGAAAACGGCCAAAGCCGCTTACCAGGCTGCAAAAGCCAATGTAGCACAGGCACAGGCCATGGTCAGCAATGCACGAATTAACGTAGGTTTTACGCTGATCACAGCGCCTGTGAGCGGTTATATCGGCCGCATTCCTTATAAGAATGGTAGCCTTGTAGGTCGTAGCGAAGCGCAGCCACTCACCGTGCTGTCTGATGTAAATGAAGTATATGCTTACTTCTCTATGAGTGAAATTGACTTCCTGCAATTCAAGGATAAATTCCCAGGCAATACCATCGCGGAAAAAGTAAAACAACTGCCGCCGGTTGAACTGGTATTACCCGATAATACCATTTATCCTGAAAAAGGCCGCATCGAAACCATGGAAGGTCAGTTCGATAAAACAATGGGCGCCGTAAGTTTCCGCGCTACATTTCCAAACCCGAACGGTCTGCTGCGCTCCGGCAATACAGGTAAAGTAAAACTCTCTGAATCCTTTGCTGCATTGGTGGTACCACAGGAAGCTACTTTCGAATTACAGGATAAGATCTTCGTATTTACTGTTGGCGACAGTAATAAAGTAGCAAGCAAACCGATCACCGTATCAGGCAAAAATGGTGCGTACTATTTCGTGGCAAAAGGCGTGAGCGCCGGTGAATCTGTTGTATACACCGGGTTAGACCGTCTGCGTGATGGAATGGTGATTCAACCGCAACCCATTTCAATGGATAGTCTGCTGAAAGCCAGACCGCTCTAA
- a CDS encoding efflux RND transporter permease subunit encodes MLRRFIERPVLATVVSIILVLLGLLSLATLPVTQFPDIAPPSVAVTASYPGANAEVVARSVATPIEEAVNGVENMTYMTSTSNNDGSMTLTVYFKLGTDPDLAAVNVQNRVAKATSLLPVEVVSAGITTQKQQNSMIMVVNLFSEMAEYDEKFLQNYAKINIIPEIQRVTGVGQAMVFGAKDYSMRIWLRPDRLAANNLSPQDVLSAIREQNLEAAPGRFGESSKEAFEYVIKYKGKRNQNAQYEDIVLKANADGSLLRLKDVARVEFGSFTYSSDTHVNGKYGIGIAIYQTAGSNANEIQTQVNELMKKAAGLFPNGVDYFNIYSTKEYLDESIDQVKHTLIEAFILVFIVVFIFLQDFRSTLIPAIAVPVAIIGTFFFMQLFGFTINLLTLFALVLAIGIVVDDAIVVVEAVHSKMETINMSPRAATITSMQEISGAIISITLVMAAVFIPVGFMQGPAGVFYRQFAFTLAIAILISALNALTLSPALCALLLKNNHSNQTHGTAYTKGFGKRFFTAFNSGFEAVTNKYIHSVRFLVRRKWVPLTALAIIIGVTVWLVKRTPTGFIPTEDNGFVVYSVTMPPGSSLQRTQEVVNKVEKEMKALESVNSFLSVSGFNLLTNSNSSASAVGFVKLKKHEERGQMKDLKDVMGMMQAKLAGIKEANIFMFNIPTVPGFSNVDGFEVILQDRNGGPIDKLANTAYGFIGELMKRKEIAFAFTTFNAGNPQYNLEIDEAKAKQLGISLSDILQTMQVYYGSTFASDFNRFGKYYRVIVQAEAPARAEPASLNEIFVKNSTGEMVPVNAVVKLERVYGPETVTRNNLFNAVTINGQPKPGYSSGDAIKAVEEVAQQYLPRGYSYEWVGMTKEEIAAGGQAGIIFLLCLVFVYFLLAAQYESYILPLSVLLSIPLGIFGVFVFINLFGIDNNIYVQVGLIMLIGLLAKNAILIVEYAVQRRRNGMGLLAAALEASRLRLRPILMTSFAFVAGLTPLMRATGSSALGNRSISTGAAGGMLTGVILGIFAIPVLFIIFQYLQERISGKPFKTTHTDAASDATV; translated from the coding sequence ATGTTAAGAAGATTTATAGAAAGACCCGTACTGGCAACGGTGGTGTCCATTATCCTGGTATTGCTGGGATTATTGTCGCTCGCCACCCTGCCCGTGACGCAGTTCCCCGATATCGCACCGCCCAGTGTGGCCGTAACAGCCTCCTATCCGGGTGCGAACGCGGAAGTGGTAGCCCGTTCAGTAGCAACGCCTATTGAAGAAGCAGTGAATGGTGTGGAGAACATGACCTATATGACCTCCACTTCCAACAACGACGGCTCCATGACGCTGACCGTATACTTTAAACTGGGTACTGATCCTGACCTCGCCGCTGTAAACGTACAGAACCGCGTGGCGAAAGCGACCAGCCTCCTGCCGGTAGAAGTAGTGAGCGCAGGTATCACCACACAGAAACAGCAGAACAGTATGATCATGGTGGTGAACCTGTTCAGCGAAATGGCTGAATATGATGAGAAGTTTTTGCAGAACTACGCAAAGATCAACATCATCCCCGAAATACAACGTGTGACCGGTGTCGGTCAGGCAATGGTATTCGGTGCGAAAGATTACTCTATGCGTATCTGGTTGCGCCCTGACCGTCTCGCTGCCAATAACCTGTCTCCCCAGGATGTATTGAGCGCGATCCGTGAACAGAACCTTGAAGCAGCACCAGGTCGTTTCGGTGAAAGCAGCAAGGAAGCATTTGAATATGTGATCAAATACAAAGGAAAGCGTAACCAGAATGCACAGTATGAAGACATCGTACTGAAAGCAAATGCAGACGGTTCGCTGCTGCGCCTGAAAGACGTGGCACGTGTAGAATTCGGTTCCTTTACTTATAGCAGTGACACACACGTAAATGGTAAATATGGTATCGGTATCGCGATTTATCAGACGGCCGGTTCCAATGCCAACGAAATACAGACGCAGGTAAACGAGCTGATGAAAAAAGCAGCCGGGCTGTTCCCGAATGGGGTAGATTATTTCAATATCTACAGCACCAAGGAATACCTGGATGAATCGATCGACCAGGTGAAACATACACTGATAGAAGCCTTTATCCTGGTGTTTATAGTTGTGTTCATCTTCCTGCAGGATTTCCGTTCTACCCTGATTCCTGCTATCGCAGTACCTGTAGCGATCATCGGTACTTTCTTCTTCATGCAGCTGTTTGGTTTTACCATCAACCTGCTTACCCTGTTCGCACTCGTACTGGCCATCGGTATTGTGGTGGATGACGCCATTGTGGTCGTCGAAGCCGTACACTCAAAAATGGAGACCATTAATATGTCCCCAAGGGCAGCCACGATCACCAGTATGCAGGAGATATCCGGTGCGATCATCTCCATCACCCTCGTAATGGCAGCGGTATTCATACCGGTTGGTTTCATGCAGGGACCGGCAGGGGTATTCTACCGGCAGTTCGCCTTCACACTGGCAATTGCCATCCTGATCTCCGCACTGAACGCATTGACCCTGAGTCCGGCCTTATGTGCGCTGCTGCTGAAGAACAACCATAGCAATCAAACGCACGGCACTGCTTATACAAAAGGTTTTGGTAAGCGCTTCTTTACAGCTTTCAACTCCGGTTTTGAAGCAGTGACCAATAAATACATCCATAGCGTTCGTTTCCTTGTAAGACGCAAATGGGTGCCTTTAACTGCGCTGGCAATTATTATCGGTGTGACCGTATGGCTGGTGAAGAGAACCCCGACCGGTTTTATCCCCACAGAGGATAATGGTTTTGTGGTATATTCTGTAACCATGCCGCCGGGATCTTCCCTGCAACGTACACAGGAAGTGGTGAATAAAGTAGAGAAGGAAATGAAAGCGTTGGAATCAGTGAACAGTTTCCTGAGCGTATCGGGTTTCAACCTGCTCACCAACTCTAACAGTTCTGCTTCTGCCGTAGGTTTCGTGAAACTGAAGAAACACGAAGAGCGTGGTCAGATGAAAGACCTGAAAGATGTAATGGGCATGATGCAGGCTAAACTGGCGGGCATCAAGGAAGCCAATATCTTCATGTTTAACATTCCGACCGTGCCTGGTTTCAGTAACGTGGATGGTTTTGAGGTGATCCTGCAGGACCGTAACGGCGGACCAATCGATAAACTGGCCAATACGGCGTATGGTTTTATCGGCGAACTGATGAAACGTAAAGAGATCGCTTTTGCCTTCACCACCTTCAATGCCGGTAACCCGCAATATAACCTGGAAATCGATGAAGCAAAGGCCAAACAGCTGGGTATCTCTTTATCAGATATCCTCCAGACCATGCAGGTATATTATGGCAGCACCTTCGCTTCCGACTTCAACCGCTTCGGTAAATACTACCGTGTAATTGTACAGGCGGAAGCGCCTGCACGTGCAGAACCGGCTTCATTGAACGAGATTTTTGTAAAGAACAGTACCGGTGAAATGGTACCGGTGAATGCAGTCGTGAAACTGGAAAGAGTATACGGTCCGGAAACAGTGACCCGTAATAACCTCTTCAATGCCGTAACGATTAACGGTCAGCCGAAACCTGGTTACAGCTCCGGTGACGCGATCAAGGCAGTAGAAGAAGTGGCACAGCAATACCTGCCAAGAGGTTATTCTTATGAGTGGGTAGGTATGACGAAAGAGGAGATTGCGGCAGGCGGACAGGCAGGTATCATCTTCCTGTTATGTCTTGTGTTTGTATACTTCCTGCTGGCCGCACAGTATGAAAGTTATATCCTGCCGTTGTCAGTGCTACTGTCTATTCCGCTGGGTATCTTCGGTGTATTCGTATTCATTAACCTGTTTGGTATTGACAATAATATATATGTGCAGGTAGGTCTGATCATGCTGATTGGTCTGTTGGCGAAAAACGCGATCCTGATCGTGGAATATGCCGTACAGCGACGTCGTAATGGTATGGGACTATTAGCTGCTGCACTGGAAGCATCCCGTTTACGTCTCCGTCCGATCCTGATGACGTCCTTCGCCTTTGTGGCTGGTCTGACACCGCTGATGCGGGCGACAGGTTCCTCGGCATTGGGTAACCGTTCCATCAGTACCGGCGCGGCTGGTGGTATGCTGACAGGTGTGATACTGGGTATCTTCGCTATTCCTGTATTGTTTATCATTTTCCAGTATTTACAGGAGAGGATCAGCGGTAAGCCGTTCAAGACGACACATACAGATGCAGCAAGCGATGCAACCGTATAA
- a CDS encoding efflux transporter outer membrane subunit, producing the protein MTLKYIRLSIVSTLIVAGLVACRVGRNYQRPSLALPAQYNDTVSAASADSSIATLEWKQFFTDTTLQGLIGRALSGNYDLQLAIKRIETAQAYLKQAKLGWLPTVNLQAAASTSIPSKNSLNGTSLNTFLGTEHIEDYSLNAGLSWEIDVWGKIKRRKEAALASYLGTFEGMHAVQTGLVADIANSYYNLLMLDAQLEIARSNVLLSDTIVQMIRLQKTAGETTELAVQQAEAQRQTAALLIPQLEQAKAIEQNTLRILAGELPGTVAYSTTLITTPLRELMPAGVPAALLSNRPDVKEQEMALVAANAEVGVAQASMYPALNITASGGVNAFKASDWFTLPASLFGMVAGSLTQPVFQRGQLKTNLEVAKIQREEAVIRFRQVALNAIGEVSNSLVRLDKLKEQQVIASNQVTTLALATSQARMLFRSGMANYLDVITAQGRSLQASLTQADITRQQLSASVELYRSLGGGWK; encoded by the coding sequence ATGACACTAAAATATATTCGCCTTTCAATCGTCTCTACACTTATAGTTGCGGGATTGGTAGCATGTCGGGTGGGTCGCAATTACCAACGACCCTCCCTGGCACTGCCGGCTCAGTACAATGATACAGTGTCGGCAGCAAGTGCTGACAGCAGCATTGCGACTTTGGAATGGAAACAGTTTTTTACAGATACGACATTACAGGGACTGATAGGAAGGGCGCTGAGCGGGAACTATGATTTGCAACTGGCAATTAAACGCATAGAAACGGCACAGGCATACTTAAAACAAGCGAAATTAGGCTGGCTGCCAACGGTAAATCTCCAGGCAGCAGCGTCTACTTCCATCCCTTCAAAGAATAGTTTGAACGGAACCAGTCTGAATACTTTCCTGGGTACTGAGCATATCGAAGACTACAGTCTGAATGCCGGCCTTTCCTGGGAGATCGATGTATGGGGTAAGATCAAACGTCGCAAGGAAGCGGCACTGGCCAGCTACCTCGGTACATTTGAAGGCATGCATGCGGTACAGACAGGATTGGTGGCAGATATTGCCAACAGTTATTATAACCTGCTGATGCTGGATGCACAGCTGGAAATCGCCAGGAGCAACGTATTACTGAGTGATACTATCGTACAGATGATCCGTTTGCAGAAGACGGCCGGCGAAACCACCGAACTGGCGGTACAACAGGCAGAGGCACAACGTCAGACAGCTGCTTTACTGATTCCGCAGCTGGAACAGGCAAAAGCGATCGAACAGAATACCCTGCGTATACTGGCCGGAGAACTGCCTGGTACGGTGGCATATAGTACGACGCTGATCACCACACCACTCCGCGAACTGATGCCTGCCGGCGTACCTGCAGCACTGCTGAGTAACAGACCGGATGTAAAAGAACAGGAAATGGCGCTGGTAGCTGCGAATGCAGAAGTAGGCGTAGCACAGGCCAGTATGTATCCGGCCTTGAACATTACGGCAAGTGGCGGCGTGAATGCTTTTAAAGCAAGCGACTGGTTTACATTACCGGCTTCGCTGTTTGGTATGGTAGCAGGAAGTCTTACTCAACCGGTGTTTCAGCGTGGACAACTCAAAACGAACCTTGAAGTAGCAAAGATTCAGCGTGAAGAAGCGGTGATCAGGTTCAGACAGGTAGCGCTGAATGCGATCGGAGAGGTGTCCAACTCCCTGGTGAGACTGGATAAGCTGAAAGAGCAGCAGGTAATCGCCTCTAACCAGGTAACTACACTGGCGCTGGCTACTTCTCAGGCAAGAATGCTGTTCCGCAGTGGCATGGCTAACTACCTGGATGTGATCACTGCGCAGGGCCGGTCGTTACAGGCATCACTCACACAGGCTGATATTACCCGTCAGCAACTGAGCGCTTCTGTTGAATTATACAGGAGTCTGGGAGGAGGTTGGAAATAG
- a CDS encoding GNAT family N-acetyltransferase, protein MNTTYSAARLNDAEVLTMMSTELYGEIISRKNLAQNKIVSTLLFYEQHHDMGTVSIIACDGEPAGYAISFCYWSNEYGGLMLGIDELYIRRQYRRKGIAGNFIRSLIHAGGHDQPYAGIEVSMHVANDAAIKFLNTLGILQHAQSTYVRLFGKEY, encoded by the coding sequence ATGAACACCACATACAGCGCTGCGCGGTTGAATGATGCGGAAGTACTTACTATGATGTCCACGGAATTATACGGCGAGATCATCAGCCGTAAAAACCTCGCTCAAAATAAGATCGTATCTACCTTACTTTTTTATGAACAACATCACGACATGGGTACTGTCAGCATAATTGCATGTGATGGAGAACCGGCCGGATATGCCATTTCATTCTGTTACTGGAGTAACGAATACGGCGGACTAATGCTCGGGATTGACGAATTGTACATACGCCGGCAGTATCGCAGAAAAGGCATTGCCGGTAATTTTATCAGGAGTCTTATCCACGCAGGCGGACATGATCAGCCTTACGCGGGTATTGAAGTCAGTATGCACGTAGCCAATGATGCCGCCATTAAATTTCTCAACACACTGGGCATTCTGCAACATGCGCAATCCACCTATGTGAGGCTATTCGGTAAGGAGTACTAA
- a CDS encoding alpha/beta hydrolase gives MSTEIRLPLDPDVDPAIDSKVKAFLHALNTSGGQPLETLSPVDARAVLTGAQESVQVDVSGVEFSEKTITSEGITVKLDIVRPAGVSGKLPVFMFFHGGGWVLGDFPTHKRLVRDLVVASGAVAVFPNYTPAPEAKFPTQINEAYAATRWVAEHGDEISVDGKNLALAGNSVGGNMTAVVAILAKEKHGPAIKGQVMLWPVTNADFETGSYNLFATGRFLTKEMMKWFFDNYSTPAQRSDIHISPLQATTEQLKGLPPALVLVAENDVLRDEGEAYARKLDQAGVPVALVRYQGMIHDWGLLNPLATVSGTRSAMDHAGAELKKYLQQ, from the coding sequence ATGAGCACAGAGATCAGGTTACCACTGGATCCGGATGTAGATCCTGCTATTGACAGCAAAGTTAAAGCGTTCCTGCACGCTTTAAATACAAGTGGTGGCCAGCCACTGGAAACATTATCACCTGTGGATGCACGCGCCGTGCTGACAGGTGCACAGGAATCCGTACAGGTAGATGTTTCGGGCGTGGAGTTTTCCGAGAAGACCATCACATCTGAAGGAATCACCGTCAAACTGGATATCGTACGTCCTGCTGGTGTGAGCGGTAAACTGCCGGTGTTCATGTTCTTCCACGGTGGTGGATGGGTGCTGGGCGATTTCCCTACACATAAACGACTGGTGCGTGACCTGGTAGTGGCATCCGGCGCTGTTGCCGTTTTCCCTAATTATACACCTGCACCGGAAGCAAAATTCCCTACACAGATCAATGAGGCATATGCTGCTACCAGATGGGTAGCTGAACATGGTGATGAGATCAGTGTAGATGGTAAGAACCTGGCACTGGCTGGTAATAGCGTGGGTGGTAATATGACTGCTGTTGTAGCTATTCTTGCGAAAGAAAAACACGGGCCTGCAATCAAAGGACAGGTAATGCTCTGGCCGGTAACAAACGCCGATTTCGAAACCGGTTCTTACAACCTGTTTGCAACAGGCCGTTTCCTGACAAAAGAAATGATGAAATGGTTCTTTGATAATTACTCGACACCTGCACAACGCAGCGATATTCATATCTCACCTTTACAGGCGACGACAGAACAGCTGAAAGGACTCCCGCCCGCATTAGTGCTGGTAGCTGAGAATGATGTATTGCGTGATGAAGGAGAAGCATATGCACGTAAACTCGATCAGGCAGGGGTACCGGTAGCGCTGGTGCGTTACCAGGGAATGATCCATGACTGGGGATTATTAAACCCACTCGCTACTGTTTCTGGTACGCGTTCTGCGATGGATCATGCCGGTGCAGAACTGAAGAAATATCTGCAACAGTAA
- a CDS encoding alpha/beta fold hydrolase, giving the protein MLEQHGQKVVVVELPAHGEDTTAPQNVTIDAYRDKVIAAINATKQKVVLVGHSMGGAVITATAEKIPAQIEKLVYIGAFVPANGQSVLDLSGMDKQSELPASLIFPTPATIAVKPENLIDVFCQDGSAAVKEQLVAKYRDEPAIPFTNKAVVTAANFGSVDEYYIHTNQDHAIGIDLQNQMAAAAGIKNIYALNTGHSPFLSKPDSVSTVLLKIIE; this is encoded by the coding sequence CTGCTTGAACAACACGGGCAGAAAGTGGTCGTTGTCGAACTACCCGCACATGGAGAAGATACGACTGCTCCGCAGAACGTAACTATTGATGCATACAGGGATAAAGTGATCGCGGCAATCAATGCAACGAAACAAAAGGTCGTCCTCGTAGGACACAGTATGGGAGGTGCAGTGATTACGGCTACTGCCGAAAAAATACCTGCACAGATTGAGAAACTGGTGTATATAGGGGCGTTTGTACCTGCAAACGGTCAGTCTGTCCTGGATCTATCCGGTATGGATAAACAATCGGAACTGCCGGCTTCACTGATCTTTCCGACACCGGCTACCATTGCGGTAAAACCAGAGAATCTGATCGATGTGTTTTGTCAGGATGGATCAGCTGCAGTAAAAGAACAGCTGGTCGCGAAATATCGTGACGAACCGGCTATCCCGTTCACGAATAAGGCGGTTGTTACAGCGGCCAACTTTGGTTCAGTTGACGAGTATTATATCCACACCAATCAGGATCACGCGATCGGTATAGATCTGCAAAATCAGATGGCGGCTGCGGCAGGTATCAAAAATATATATGCGCTCAATACAGGACATAGTCCTTTTCTGTCCAAACCGGACTCAGTAAGTACTGTATTGCTGAAAATCATAGAATAA